GGCACCAGGAGGGTACACAAAGACAACCACGGGAAAAGGTGCGGACATGATTGCCTGAACCATCTTTCTCATGGACGTCATGAGCCCGCCCGGGGTATCAAGAAGAATAAGCAGAAATTGAGCCCCATCCCTGGTTGATTGCTCTATAGCATGCTCGAGATAATCCTGCACCCCCGGATTTATCGTATCGTTAATCTTTATAACGTTGACGTGACCTCCCGATGCTGCAAAGTTACCTGCAGGCATCAGAAAAACTGTGAATGAGAAAAGGATTGCAAAGAGAATTCTGGACATCATGCTTCGGTAACTCCGTTGGGTTTTCCGCCAACCCTCCAGGTATCGTAAAGTCGTAAAAAATCTTCCCAGGCCCTTCTCTTCTCGGCAGGATTTCTCAGCAAATAAGCCGGATGGAAGGTGGCCACAACGGGAATACCACGCCAGGCATTTATTTTCCCCCGCAAACGTGAAATGGGAAGCTTTGTAGAAAGAAGAGTCTGGGCAGCACAGCTACCGAGAGCGCATATTACACGAGGGCGGATTATTTCAAGCTGTTCAAAAAGAAAAGGGCTACAGATTTCTATTTCATCGGCGCGAGGCGTTCTGTTTTTGGGAGGTCTACACTTGACGACGTTGCAAATGTAAACATCTTCACGTCTCCAACCCAGAGCTTCGATCATTCTTGTGAGGAGCCTTCCGGCCTGACCGACAAAAGGCTTTCCCTGCAGATCCTCGTCGTGACCGGGGCCTTCTCCTACAAAAACGACTTCGGCACAGGGATTTCCGTCTCCGAACACCAGATTTTTTCTGCCCTCATGAAGGCGGCACCGAGTACATCCGTCGA
The sequence above is drawn from the Thermodesulforhabdus norvegica genome and encodes:
- a CDS encoding uracil-DNA glycosylase translates to MKGFSEEILRELKAYCKGWYKAGITAVPVGVLAEESNNSGDGYSSGREERPERLMALAGRIDGCTRCRLHEGRKNLVFGDGNPCAEVVFVGEGPGHDEDLQGKPFVGQAGRLLTRMIEALGWRREDVYICNVVKCRPPKNRTPRADEIEICSPFLFEQLEIIRPRVICALGSCAAQTLLSTKLPISRLRGKINAWRGIPVVATFHPAYLLRNPAEKRRAWEDFLRLYDTWRVGGKPNGVTEA